One part of the Sorangiineae bacterium MSr11954 genome encodes these proteins:
- a CDS encoding DUF952 domain-containing protein — MQWLFHILPRADWNAFRAANASAYAPPSLATEGFLHTSYRDKVAESARLYFAPDADLLILRIDPRKLDVPVDIAKTRRGPMPHIRGPIPGAAVCAVVTLADLPGEPDVLDPSEPPSSDSAPT; from the coding sequence ATGCAATGGCTCTTTCACATCCTCCCGCGAGCCGACTGGAACGCATTCCGCGCGGCCAACGCCAGCGCCTACGCTCCCCCGTCGCTGGCGACCGAAGGCTTCCTCCACACGTCCTACCGCGACAAGGTCGCCGAGAGCGCCCGCCTCTACTTCGCGCCCGACGCGGATCTCCTGATCCTACGCATCGACCCGCGCAAGCTCGACGTGCCCGTCGACATTGCCAAAACCCGACGAGGTCCGATGCCGCACATCCGCGGCCCCATTCCAGGAGCCGCGGTGTGCGCCGTCGTGACCTTGGCCGATCTGCCGGGCGAACCCGACGTTCTCGACCCCTCCGAGCCCCCCAGCTCGGACAGCGCGCCTACTTGA
- a CDS encoding ABC transporter substrate-binding protein, which yields MNFLARYALYFGIGTVATTATAVSLVGCSKKEAAPSLAATATDTSALEKAAEKWVDQEFTPSTLTRAQQLEEMKWFREAAKPFRGMAINVVSETIDTHVYESKTMAKAFEEITGIKIKHDIIQEGDVIEKLQTEMQSGRSIYDMYVNDSDLIGTHSRYGFAIPLSDFMTGEGKDVTLPTLDIDDFIGKSFGTAPDGKLYQLPDQQFANLYWFRYDWFSRPDLKQRFKAKYGYELGVPVNWSAYEDIADFFTNDVKTIDGVKVYGHMDYGKKDPSLGWRFTDAWLSMAGVGDKGLPNGKPVDEWGIRVEGCNPAGSSVARGGEANGPAAVYALTKYIEWLKKYAPPEAAGMTFSEAGPVPGQGQVAQQIFWYTAFTAPLTKAGLPVVNPDGTPKWRMAPSPHGPYWDEGTKLGYQDAGSWTMLKNAPLERRKAAWLYAQFTVAKSTSLKKFLTGLTPIRDSDLKSDAVTKIAPKLGGLVEFYRSPARVAWTPTGTNVPDYPKLAQLWWQNVSLAVTGEKTPQAAMDGLADQMDDVLGRLERTGMKNCSPKLNEKKDPKYWFDQPGAPKGKVANEKPKGETVPYDQLLQAWKEGRVK from the coding sequence ATGAATTTCCTAGCGCGATATGCCCTTTATTTCGGTATTGGAACGGTAGCCACGACGGCCACCGCGGTCAGTTTGGTCGGGTGTAGCAAGAAGGAGGCGGCGCCCTCGCTCGCCGCCACCGCCACCGACACCTCGGCCCTGGAGAAGGCGGCCGAGAAATGGGTCGATCAAGAGTTCACCCCCAGCACCTTGACCCGCGCCCAGCAGCTCGAGGAAATGAAATGGTTCCGCGAGGCGGCCAAGCCCTTCCGCGGCATGGCCATCAACGTCGTCTCCGAGACCATCGACACGCACGTCTACGAGTCGAAGACGATGGCCAAGGCCTTCGAGGAGATCACCGGCATCAAGATCAAGCACGACATCATCCAGGAGGGTGACGTCATCGAGAAGCTGCAGACCGAGATGCAATCGGGCCGCAGCATCTACGATATGTATGTCAACGACAGCGATCTCATTGGAACGCACTCGCGCTACGGCTTCGCCATTCCGCTCTCCGACTTCATGACGGGCGAAGGCAAAGACGTGACCTTGCCCACGCTCGACATCGACGACTTCATCGGCAAGAGCTTCGGCACCGCGCCCGACGGCAAGCTCTATCAGCTCCCGGATCAGCAGTTCGCGAACTTGTACTGGTTCCGTTACGACTGGTTCAGCCGCCCCGACCTGAAACAGCGCTTCAAGGCCAAGTACGGATACGAGCTGGGGGTGCCCGTCAATTGGTCGGCCTACGAGGACATCGCCGACTTCTTCACCAACGACGTGAAGACCATCGACGGCGTGAAGGTCTACGGCCACATGGACTACGGGAAGAAGGACCCGTCGCTCGGCTGGCGCTTCACGGACGCGTGGCTCTCGATGGCCGGCGTGGGCGACAAGGGGCTGCCCAACGGCAAGCCGGTCGACGAGTGGGGCATCCGCGTCGAGGGGTGCAACCCGGCGGGATCGTCGGTGGCGCGCGGTGGAGAGGCCAACGGCCCGGCGGCCGTCTACGCGCTCACCAAGTACATCGAATGGCTCAAGAAGTACGCGCCGCCGGAGGCCGCCGGGATGACGTTCTCCGAGGCCGGCCCCGTCCCTGGCCAGGGCCAAGTGGCGCAGCAGATCTTCTGGTACACGGCCTTCACCGCGCCGCTCACCAAGGCGGGGCTCCCGGTGGTGAACCCCGACGGCACCCCCAAGTGGCGCATGGCCCCTTCGCCCCACGGCCCGTACTGGGACGAAGGAACGAAGCTCGGCTACCAGGACGCCGGCTCCTGGACCATGCTGAAGAACGCGCCGCTCGAGCGCCGCAAGGCCGCGTGGCTGTACGCGCAGTTCACGGTCGCCAAGTCCACGTCGCTGAAGAAGTTCCTGACGGGCCTGACGCCGATCCGCGATTCGGACCTCAAGTCCGACGCGGTCACCAAGATCGCGCCGAAGCTGGGCGGACTGGTCGAGTTCTACCGCAGCCCGGCCAGGGTCGCGTGGACGCCCACGGGCACCAACGTCCCCGACTATCCAAAGCTGGCGCAGCTCTGGTGGCAGAACGTGAGCCTGGCGGTCACCGGCGAGAAGACGCCGCAGGCCGCGATGGACGGTCTGGCCGATCAAATGGACGACGTCTTGGGCCGCCTCGAGCGAACGGGGATGAAGAACTGCTCGCCCAAGTTGAACGAGAAGAAGGATCCGAAATACTGGTTCGATCAGCCGGGCGCGCCCAAGGGCAAAGTGGCCAACGAGAAGCCGAAGGGCGAGACAGTGCCCTACGATCAGCTGCTCCAGGCGTGGAAAGAGGGGCGCGTCAAGTAG
- a CDS encoding DUF2160 domain-containing protein, with protein MAPATMDWMVWTVPTAIFFIVIASLIASFTVWGIVSPPVVRKGFLPMSTTRGDRLFVGLLGSAFIHLIWIALTAASPWMATGISLLYMLAVGRWG; from the coding sequence ATGGCGCCGGCGACCATGGATTGGATGGTTTGGACGGTGCCGACGGCGATCTTCTTCATCGTCATCGCCTCGCTCATCGCGTCGTTCACCGTATGGGGGATCGTCTCTCCGCCCGTGGTTCGAAAGGGGTTTCTGCCCATGTCGACCACCCGCGGGGATCGTCTCTTCGTCGGTCTGCTCGGGAGTGCTTTCATCCATTTGATTTGGATTGCTCTTACGGCCGCCTCACCGTGGATGGCGACCGGTATCTCTCTTCTGTACATGCTCGCCGTCGGGCGATGGGGTTAG
- a CDS encoding carbohydrate ABC transporter permease has translation MKASRFLAPLLAPLYLFASFVPVYWLVCMSFKTNEEILGKFTLFPSAPTLDNYTTIFTDPSWYQSYINSITYVAINTVLSVLVALPAAYAFSRYRFLGDKHLFFWLLTNRMSPPAVFLLPFFQLYSSIGLFDTPWAVALAHTLFTVPLAVWILEGFMSGIPREIDETAYLDGYSFPRFFARIFLPLVRAGVGVTAFFCFMFSWVELLLARTLTSVDAKPIAATMTRTVSAAGMDWGVLAAAGVLTLVPGAIVIGFVRNYIAKGFALGRV, from the coding sequence ATGAAGGCGTCGCGCTTTCTGGCTCCTCTTCTGGCTCCGCTTTACCTCTTCGCCAGCTTCGTACCTGTCTACTGGCTCGTGTGCATGTCGTTCAAGACGAACGAAGAGATCCTGGGCAAGTTCACCCTCTTTCCGAGCGCGCCCACCCTCGACAACTACACCACCATCTTCACCGATCCGAGCTGGTACCAGAGCTACATCAACTCCATCACGTACGTGGCGATCAACACGGTCCTCTCCGTGCTGGTCGCGCTCCCCGCGGCGTACGCGTTCTCGCGGTATCGGTTCTTGGGCGACAAGCACCTGTTCTTCTGGCTGCTCACCAACCGCATGTCGCCCCCGGCGGTCTTTCTTCTGCCGTTCTTCCAGCTCTACTCGAGCATCGGTCTCTTCGACACCCCGTGGGCGGTCGCGCTGGCGCACACGCTCTTCACCGTTCCTCTGGCGGTGTGGATCCTCGAGGGCTTCATGTCGGGCATCCCGCGCGAGATCGACGAGACGGCCTACCTCGACGGCTATAGCTTCCCGCGCTTCTTCGCGCGCATCTTCCTCCCGCTGGTTCGCGCGGGGGTGGGCGTGACGGCGTTCTTCTGCTTCATGTTCAGCTGGGTCGAGCTGTTGCTCGCGCGCACCCTCACCTCGGTGGACGCGAAGCCCATCGCCGCCACCATGACCCGCACCGTCAGCGCGGCCGGGATGGATTGGGGCGTGCTCGCGGCCGCGGGGGTCTTGACCTTGGTGCCCGGCGCCATCGTCATCGGGTTCGTTCGCAATTACATCGCCAAGGGCTTCGCCCTGGGGCGGGTGTAA
- a CDS encoding sugar ABC transporter permease, translating into MDKPVNQRAWFLVLPVVAIVAFSAVVPLMTVVNYSVQDILGPEQRLFVGTEWFRKVLHDPELHGALLRQIVFSLSILAIELPLGVGLALVLPREGWRSSLSLVLVSLPLLIPWNVVGTIWQIFGRGDIGLGGVLLNGLGIEYNYTANPVHAWLTVLTMDVWHWTPLVALLAYAGLRAVPNAFYQAAKIDGASRWAIFRFIELPKLSGVLTIAVLLRFMDSFTIYTEPFVLTGGGPGNATTFLSQYLTTLAVGQFDLGRAAAFSLVYFLVILLFSYIFYTAMNSTSGEGGK; encoded by the coding sequence ATGGATAAACCCGTCAATCAACGCGCCTGGTTTCTGGTGCTCCCCGTGGTCGCCATCGTGGCCTTCAGCGCGGTCGTTCCGCTGATGACCGTGGTCAATTACTCGGTGCAGGACATCCTCGGCCCCGAGCAGAGGCTCTTCGTCGGCACCGAATGGTTCCGCAAGGTGCTCCACGATCCGGAGCTGCACGGCGCGCTGCTGCGGCAGATCGTCTTTTCGCTCTCCATTTTGGCCATCGAGCTGCCTCTGGGCGTGGGGCTCGCCCTGGTGCTCCCGCGGGAGGGGTGGCGCTCTTCCCTCAGCCTGGTGTTGGTGTCGCTCCCGCTCTTGATCCCCTGGAACGTGGTCGGCACCATCTGGCAGATCTTCGGCCGGGGCGACATCGGCCTCGGCGGCGTGCTGCTCAACGGCTTGGGCATCGAGTACAACTACACGGCCAACCCCGTGCACGCGTGGCTCACGGTGCTCACCATGGATGTGTGGCACTGGACGCCTTTGGTGGCGCTCCTGGCGTACGCCGGCCTGCGCGCGGTGCCCAACGCCTTCTACCAGGCCGCCAAAATCGATGGCGCCTCGCGCTGGGCCATCTTTCGCTTCATCGAGCTGCCCAAGTTGAGCGGCGTTCTGACCATCGCCGTGCTTTTGCGCTTCATGGACAGCTTCACCATCTACACGGAACCGTTCGTTCTCACCGGCGGCGGCCCCGGGAACGCGACCACCTTCCTCAGCCAATATCTGACCACCTTGGCCGTCGGACAGTTCGATCTCGGCCGAGCCGCCGCCTTCTCGCTGGTGTACTTTCTGGTGATTCTGCTCTTTAGTTACATCTTCTACACGGCCATGAATTCCACGAGCGGGGAGGGCGGAAAATGA
- a CDS encoding ABC transporter ATP-binding protein, with product MARIELRGISHTYAGGAPALKPLDLVWEDGGAYALLGPSGCGKTTLLNIISGLLRPTKGEVLIDGKGVTHAPPEARNIAQVFQFPVVYDTMTVFDNLAFPLRNRRVKESEIRPRVEQIADLLEMTNELGRRARGLSADALQKISLGRGLVRKDVAAILFDEPLTVIDPHAKWLLRRKLKQIHQTTPVTLVYVTHDQVEALTLADKVVVMNEGSVVQQGSPEDLFERPAHTFVGHFIGSPGMNFLPCTLEGDDGAARVGNHRIPVDPAQCARARALGGSLVLGVRPEFLRRVEPETAGAVPTTVRQVEELGTHVIASATLRQVGAQEGGQNDAQQELKVKLPEGTIIAAGDTLWLELSPSRTTLYADGRAAFASSV from the coding sequence ATGGCACGCATCGAGCTCCGCGGAATTTCGCACACCTATGCGGGCGGCGCGCCCGCGCTCAAGCCGCTCGATCTGGTCTGGGAGGACGGCGGCGCGTATGCGCTCCTCGGCCCCTCGGGCTGCGGCAAGACCACGTTGCTCAACATCATTTCGGGGCTGCTGCGGCCCACCAAGGGCGAGGTCCTCATCGACGGCAAAGGCGTGACCCACGCGCCGCCCGAGGCGCGGAACATCGCCCAGGTCTTTCAGTTTCCCGTCGTCTACGACACGATGACCGTGTTCGACAACCTCGCGTTCCCCTTGCGCAACCGCAGGGTCAAGGAGAGCGAAATCCGCCCGCGCGTGGAGCAGATCGCCGACCTGCTCGAGATGACGAACGAGCTCGGACGGCGCGCGCGCGGTCTCTCGGCCGACGCCTTGCAGAAGATCTCGCTCGGCCGCGGCCTGGTTCGAAAGGACGTGGCGGCGATCCTCTTCGACGAGCCGCTGACGGTCATCGATCCGCACGCCAAGTGGCTCCTCCGCCGCAAATTGAAGCAGATTCACCAGACGACACCGGTCACCCTCGTGTACGTGACCCACGACCAAGTGGAGGCGCTCACCCTGGCCGACAAGGTCGTGGTGATGAACGAGGGGAGCGTGGTGCAGCAGGGCTCCCCGGAGGATCTGTTCGAGCGCCCCGCGCACACCTTCGTGGGGCACTTCATCGGCAGCCCCGGTATGAATTTCCTCCCGTGCACCTTGGAAGGCGATGACGGTGCGGCGCGGGTGGGCAACCACCGCATCCCGGTGGACCCGGCGCAGTGTGCGCGGGCGCGGGCCTTGGGCGGGAGCCTCGTCTTGGGCGTGCGGCCCGAGTTTCTCCGGCGCGTGGAGCCCGAGACCGCGGGCGCCGTTCCCACCACGGTGCGCCAGGTGGAGGAGCTCGGAACGCACGTGATTGCATCGGCGACGCTCCGGCAGGTGGGAGCGCAGGAGGGCGGGCAGAACGACGCGCAGCAGGAGCTGAAGGTCAAATTGCCCGAGGGCACGATCATCGCCGCGGGCGATACGCTCTGGCTCGAGCTTTCGCCGTCGCGCACGACGCTCTACGCGGACGGCCGCGCCGCCTTTGCGTCTTCGGTCTGA
- a CDS encoding ABC transporter ATP-binding protein: protein MKQGIELDQVTRIVDGETYLSNIQLKLEPGSFYVLLGRTRAGKTSLLRLLAGLDRPSSGAVRQDGVDVTRRSVGQRNVAMVYQQFVNYPSLTVYENIASPLRLRSAGHPAGALAPAEIDRKVRETAKKLRLDALLERLPAELSGGQQQRTAMARALAKDADLLLLDEPLANLDYKLREEMRAEIRRLFQGRGEAVVVYATADPVEALLLGGNVVVIDEGRILQHGPTLDVYRAPANERVGEVFSDPQMNVLPADVTGADSGASRRIRVSGDVEFPLPAHLSKLRASSYRLGIRANHVRLAERSEGDIRVSAHVEIAETSGSETLVHATHGKGTNITAQVEGVIRLAPGTEIDLFLDAGRLFAFQNDGRLAAAPTELPGDTGFEE from the coding sequence GTGAAGCAAGGCATCGAGCTCGATCAAGTCACCCGAATCGTCGACGGAGAAACCTACCTCTCGAATATCCAGCTAAAGCTCGAACCGGGCTCCTTTTACGTGCTGCTCGGCCGTACCCGCGCAGGGAAAACGTCGCTCTTGCGGTTGCTCGCAGGGCTCGATCGTCCCAGCTCGGGTGCGGTGCGTCAGGACGGGGTGGATGTGACACGTCGCAGCGTCGGACAGCGCAATGTGGCGATGGTCTACCAGCAGTTCGTCAATTATCCCTCGCTTACGGTTTACGAGAATATTGCATCGCCACTGCGATTGCGCTCCGCGGGCCATCCGGCAGGTGCGTTGGCGCCCGCCGAGATCGACCGCAAGGTGCGGGAGACGGCCAAAAAGCTGCGCCTCGACGCCTTGCTGGAGCGTCTGCCCGCCGAGCTGAGTGGCGGCCAGCAACAGCGCACGGCCATGGCGCGCGCGCTGGCCAAAGACGCCGATTTGCTCCTGCTCGACGAGCCGCTGGCCAACCTCGACTACAAGCTTCGCGAGGAGATGCGGGCCGAGATCCGCCGGCTCTTCCAAGGCCGGGGCGAGGCCGTGGTGGTGTACGCCACCGCCGATCCGGTGGAGGCGCTGCTGCTCGGTGGCAACGTTGTCGTCATCGACGAAGGCCGCATTTTGCAGCACGGGCCGACCCTCGACGTCTACCGCGCGCCGGCGAACGAGAGGGTAGGGGAGGTGTTCAGCGATCCGCAAATGAACGTGCTCCCGGCCGACGTGACGGGGGCCGACTCCGGTGCATCCCGGCGCATTCGCGTCTCGGGCGACGTGGAGTTTCCATTGCCCGCCCATTTGAGCAAGCTTCGCGCGAGCTCGTACCGGCTCGGGATAAGGGCCAACCACGTTCGGCTGGCCGAAAGGTCGGAGGGCGATATCCGCGTTTCGGCGCACGTCGAGATCGCGGAGACCAGCGGCTCCGAGACCCTGGTCCATGCCACCCACGGCAAGGGCACGAACATCACGGCGCAGGTCGAAGGGGTCATTCGCCTGGCCCCGGGGACGGAGATCGATCTCTTTCTCGACGCGGGGCGGCTCTTTGCGTTCCAAAACGATGGACGCTTGGCGGCGGCACCCACCGAGCTGCCGGGCGACACGGGATTCGAGGAATAG
- a CDS encoding DUF779 domain-containing protein produces MLIPRVLATEAALALIASLRDAHGPLLFHQSGGCCDGSSPMCYPVGEFRIGVNDVYLGEIGGCSFYMGGKQFDYWQHTQLTLDVVPGRGSGFSLEAPRGVRFMVRSRVFAEHELRSLPVLRRGPQE; encoded by the coding sequence ATGCTCATTCCGCGGGTGCTTGCAACGGAAGCCGCCCTGGCGCTGATCGCTTCTCTGCGCGATGCGCACGGGCCACTCCTTTTCCACCAATCGGGCGGCTGCTGCGACGGTAGCTCGCCGATGTGTTACCCGGTTGGAGAATTTCGCATTGGCGTCAACGACGTCTATCTCGGAGAGATCGGCGGCTGCTCCTTTTACATGGGCGGCAAGCAGTTCGACTATTGGCAGCACACCCAGCTCACCTTGGACGTCGTCCCGGGACGGGGAAGTGGCTTTTCACTCGAGGCCCCTCGCGGCGTCCGGTTCATGGTGCGCTCCCGCGTCTTTGCGGAGCACGAGCTGCGCTCGCTCCCGGTGCTCCGGCGCGGACCTCAGGAGTAA
- a CDS encoding aldehyde dehydrogenase family protein: MLYHSPNHSDSKVHFKSRYENFIGGEWCPPVRGQYFENITPVTGRGFCDVPRSTAEDVDRALDAAHAAKLRWGRTSPADRALVLNKIADRMEQHLEMLAVAETWDNGKPIRETLAADLPLAVDHFRYFASAIRAQEGSVAELDHDTVAYHFHEPLGVVGQIIPWNYPLLMAVWKLAPALAAGNCVVLKPAEQTPASILLLLELIGDLIPRGVVNVVNGFGVEAGRPLASSPRIAKISFTGETTTGRLILQYASENLIPATLELGGKSPNIFFDDVTAHSDDFFDKCLEGFAMFALNQGEVCTCPSRALIQSNIHAGFMEHAIARTKNYVPGNPLNTTTTVGAQASNDQLEKILSYIDIGKKEGAKVLLGGERVRLSGELSEGYYMMPTILAGQNKMRIFQEEIFGPVVSTTSFRDFDDAIAIANDTLYGLGAGVWTRDANKAYRAGRALQVGRVWTNCYHLYPAHAAFGGYKQSGIGRETHKMMLAHYQQTKNLLVSYSPKATGLF; the protein is encoded by the coding sequence ATGCTTTATCACTCACCGAATCACTCCGATTCGAAGGTTCATTTCAAGTCACGCTACGAAAACTTCATCGGAGGAGAGTGGTGCCCGCCCGTCCGAGGGCAATATTTCGAGAACATCACACCGGTGACCGGCCGCGGCTTCTGCGACGTCCCGCGCTCCACCGCCGAGGACGTCGATCGCGCCCTCGATGCGGCGCACGCGGCCAAGCTCCGCTGGGGCAGGACATCGCCCGCCGATCGCGCGCTGGTGCTCAACAAAATCGCCGACCGCATGGAGCAGCACCTCGAGATGCTGGCGGTCGCCGAGACCTGGGACAACGGCAAGCCCATTCGCGAGACCCTCGCGGCCGACCTGCCGCTGGCCGTCGATCACTTTCGCTACTTCGCCAGCGCCATCCGCGCGCAGGAAGGCTCGGTGGCCGAGCTCGATCACGACACCGTCGCGTACCACTTCCACGAGCCGCTGGGGGTGGTGGGGCAGATCATCCCGTGGAACTACCCGCTGCTCATGGCGGTGTGGAAGCTGGCGCCCGCGCTCGCGGCCGGCAATTGCGTGGTGCTCAAGCCCGCGGAGCAGACGCCCGCGTCGATCCTTCTCTTGCTGGAGCTCATCGGAGATCTCATCCCGCGCGGTGTGGTCAACGTGGTGAACGGCTTCGGCGTGGAGGCGGGCAGGCCGCTCGCATCGAGCCCCCGCATCGCCAAGATTTCGTTCACCGGTGAGACGACCACCGGCCGGCTCATTCTGCAGTACGCCTCGGAGAACCTGATCCCGGCGACCCTGGAGCTCGGGGGAAAGTCGCCCAACATCTTCTTCGACGACGTGACGGCCCACAGCGACGACTTCTTCGACAAGTGCCTCGAAGGCTTCGCGATGTTCGCGCTCAACCAAGGTGAGGTCTGCACCTGTCCTTCGCGCGCCCTCATTCAATCGAACATCCATGCAGGCTTCATGGAGCACGCCATCGCGCGCACCAAGAACTACGTACCTGGCAATCCTCTCAACACGACCACCACGGTCGGGGCGCAAGCATCGAACGATCAGCTCGAGAAAATTTTGAGCTACATCGATATCGGTAAGAAGGAAGGGGCCAAGGTGCTGCTCGGCGGGGAGCGCGTGAGGCTCTCCGGGGAGCTGTCGGAGGGGTACTACATGATGCCGACCATTCTGGCGGGCCAGAACAAGATGCGCATCTTTCAAGAGGAGATCTTCGGTCCCGTGGTGTCGACCACCTCGTTCCGAGACTTCGACGATGCCATCGCCATCGCCAACGATACGCTCTACGGCCTCGGCGCCGGCGTCTGGACGCGCGACGCGAACAAGGCATACCGCGCGGGCAGGGCCCTTCAGGTAGGCCGCGTGTGGACGAATTGTTATCATCTCTACCCCGCGCACGCGGCGTTCGGTGGGTACAAGCAGTCGGGCATCGGCCGCGAGACCCACAAGATGATGCTGGCGCACTATCAGCAGACGAAGAACCTCCTCGTCAGCTACTCACCGAAGGCCACGGGCCTCTTCTGA
- a CDS encoding sigma 54-interacting transcriptional regulator, with product MESVFREERKRLLQMPSELANRSVCAVISDGDGVILSMHDGGPFRDTATRVRLVEGADWSERARGINAIGTAIAEKSPVAVIGPAHYEYRNAGLFCYASPIFDVHGELVAVFDITGPMERHDPSFGLIVRTAATSMERSLRALSHARAGFRNLGALERLVTRSSTPALLVEARGPVSVHNDAARKAFLRDRAYVDCETLFGMDFPALAAMAREGCEPRFETRDAVFRVKLDPLLDLDERPFGIVVHFDRLDARANGAGGAGVAHGASGAGDVNASVGPLPSGEAVARAELPVGARRSGEPIPASFDAIYATDAAVLESKRLAATFAKTLLPMLLLAETGTGKELFARAIHRASGCANGPFVAINCGAVAPALLESELFGYAPGAFTGAGKRGSDGLLGAADGGTLLLDEIAEMPPPLQASLLRALDDGSYRRLGDPRPRRASFRLIGATCRDLGAMVERGDFRSDLFFRLHGASIRIPPLRDRSDRIGLARALLDLHHAPAPILGLSAIAYIEEHHWPGNVRELKNALTHAVALAGSGPIERQHLPERILGASPPTRTRSEVLREAAASAVRASDGNISEAARKLGVARDTLYRMLRQK from the coding sequence ATGGAGAGCGTCTTTCGCGAGGAGCGAAAGCGTCTGTTGCAGATGCCGAGCGAGCTCGCGAACCGATCCGTTTGCGCCGTCATCTCCGACGGCGACGGCGTGATCCTCTCGATGCACGACGGCGGTCCGTTCCGCGACACCGCGACGCGGGTGCGCCTGGTCGAGGGCGCCGATTGGAGCGAGCGCGCGCGCGGGATCAACGCCATCGGGACGGCGATCGCCGAGAAGTCGCCCGTGGCCGTCATCGGGCCCGCGCACTACGAGTATCGAAACGCGGGCCTCTTTTGCTACGCGTCGCCCATCTTCGACGTGCACGGCGAGCTGGTCGCGGTGTTCGACATCACGGGCCCCATGGAGCGCCACGATCCGAGCTTCGGGCTGATCGTGCGCACGGCGGCGACGTCGATGGAGCGCTCGCTCCGCGCCCTCTCGCACGCGCGCGCCGGCTTTCGCAACTTGGGCGCGCTGGAGCGTCTGGTGACCCGGTCGAGCACGCCCGCCCTTTTGGTGGAGGCGCGCGGGCCGGTGTCCGTCCACAACGATGCGGCGCGAAAGGCGTTCCTGCGCGATCGGGCGTACGTCGATTGCGAGACGCTCTTCGGGATGGACTTCCCCGCCCTCGCGGCCATGGCGCGCGAAGGGTGCGAGCCCCGCTTCGAGACGCGCGACGCCGTATTTCGGGTGAAGCTCGATCCGCTGCTGGACTTGGACGAGCGCCCCTTCGGGATCGTGGTGCACTTCGATCGGCTGGACGCGCGTGCGAATGGTGCGGGCGGCGCGGGCGTGGCCCACGGTGCGAGCGGTGCGGGTGACGTGAACGCCTCGGTGGGGCCGCTGCCGAGCGGCGAGGCGGTCGCGCGGGCGGAGCTGCCCGTGGGGGCGCGGCGCTCGGGTGAGCCGATCCCGGCGTCGTTCGATGCGATCTACGCGACGGACGCGGCGGTGCTGGAGTCGAAGCGTCTGGCGGCGACCTTTGCAAAGACGCTCCTGCCGATGCTGCTCTTGGCGGAGACGGGGACGGGCAAGGAGCTCTTTGCGCGCGCGATCCATCGGGCGAGCGGGTGCGCGAACGGGCCGTTCGTGGCCATCAACTGCGGCGCGGTGGCGCCGGCGTTGCTCGAGAGCGAGCTGTTCGGCTATGCACCGGGGGCCTTCACGGGCGCCGGAAAACGTGGGTCGGACGGGCTCTTGGGCGCGGCGGACGGAGGAACGTTGCTCCTCGACGAGATCGCCGAGATGCCCCCGCCGCTGCAGGCGAGCCTCCTGCGCGCGCTCGACGATGGCTCGTACCGCCGGCTGGGCGATCCGCGGCCGCGGCGCGCTTCCTTCCGCCTGATCGGGGCCACGTGCCGCGATCTGGGCGCGATGGTCGAGCGCGGCGATTTCCGCAGCGATCTGTTCTTCCGCCTCCACGGCGCATCGATCCGCATTCCGCCGCTGCGCGATCGCTCCGATCGGATCGGGCTCGCGCGGGCGCTGCTCGATCTGCACCACGCGCCGGCGCCCATCCTGGGGCTGTCGGCCATCGCGTACATCGAGGAGCACCACTGGCCGGGGAATGTGCGCGAGCTGAAGAACGCGCTCACCCATGCCGTGGCCCTCGCGGGCAGCGGTCCCATCGAGCGCCAGCACCTCCCCGAGCGCATCTTGGGCGCGAGCCCGCCCACGCGAACGCGAAGCGAGGTTCTGCGGGAGGCGGCCGCCTCGGCGGTGCGGGCGTCGGATGGCAACATCAGCGAGGCGGCGCGCAAGCTGGGCGTGGCGCGCGATACGCTCTACCGCATGCTGCGGCAGAAGTAG